In the Topomyia yanbarensis strain Yona2022 chromosome 3, ASM3024719v1, whole genome shotgun sequence genome, one interval contains:
- the LOC131687943 gene encoding uncharacterized protein LOC131687943, which produces MLLQDVWRSEIEWDDVVSDSIFERWLKWTRLFSEVSVVRKPRCYFHEATLEHYDGLQLHVFVDASEVAYSAAAYFRVVNPHGVGECALVAAKAKVAPLKPLSVPRMELQAAVLESRLMKFVEEAHSLTIARRYLWTDSATVLSWLRADHRRYKQFVACRIGELITTTDVGDWRGVPSKFNPADAATKWGKGPKLTTDSTWFKSPDFLCEPETSWPVQRIRSVDTEEELRPCYAHRGIILPTLIIDLDRFSKLSRAVRTIGHVHRFLGNLKRKRLSENAVNGRFSSEELKSAERSLIRMVQWQAFPDEMAITVRNQQKSAEQWEPLDKSSRIYQLSPIVDDYGVLRIGGRIGKAPIIDLDAKFPVILQRNHRFTTLLVDDYHRKFRYGNHETVTNEIRQKDYVPRLRVAVKQQATACQWCKINKVKPQTPQMAPLPAARMAAFTKPFTYVGLDFFGPLLVKIGRSNAKRWIAVFTCLTIRAVHVEVAHSLSTDSCVKCVRRFVCRRGSPAEIHSDNGTNFQGASRLLREQMQEIQGELAATFTNTSTKWLFIPPATPHMGGSWERMVSSIKTAMETAYNNCRKLDDEALETLVVEAEAIVNTRPLTYLPLTSEESEAITPNHFLLGSSSGVRQPTVEPTDSSAALRTSWNQIQFQLDVFWKRWTREYLPTLTRRTKWFGDVKPVAEGDLVYIVDGDRRNGWERGRVQLVIKGADGKIRQAIVQTARGVVRRPVSRLAVLEVDRKTEPGGQCYGGEDVGTGSTDIVGTGSTDMVGTGSTDIHE; this is translated from the coding sequence ATGCTTCTGCAAGACGTCTGGCGATCGGAAATCGAGTGGGATGATGTGGTCAGCGATAGTATCTTTGAGCGTTGGCTGAAATGGACAAgactcttcagcgaagttagcGTAGTGCGCAAACCCAGGTGTTACTTCCACGAAGCGACCCTAGAACACTACGATGGACTACAGCTGCACGTTTTTGTGGATGCTAGCGAGGTAGCTTATTCCGCAGCTGCTTATTTTCGAGTAGTGAATCCTCACGGTGTAGGCGAATGTGCGTTGGTCGCTGCGAAGGCGAAAGTAGCTCCGTTGAAGCCCCTCTCAGTGCCTAGGAtggaattgcaagcagctgTTTTGGAATCGCGGTTGATGAAATTCGTGGAAGAAGCTCATAGTCTCACCATAGCGCGAAGGTACTTGTGGACCGATTCGGCTACTGTGCTGTCGTGGCTTCGAGCGGATCATCGCAGGTATAAGCAGTTCGTGGCCTGTCGTATTGGAGAGTTAATTACCACAACGGATGTCGGCGACTGGCGAGGGGTGCCTTCGAAATTTAACCCTGCTGATGCCGCAACCAAGTGGGGTAAAGGACCAAAATTGACAACGGACAGTACGTGGTTCAAAAGTCCAGATTTCTTGTGCGAACCGGAGACAAGTTGGCCTGTTCAAAGAATTCGTTCCGTGGACACGGAAGAAGAGTTGCGCCCTTGCTATGCGCACCGCGGAATCATCCTGCCAACGCTGATAATCGATTTGGATCGATTTTCAAAGCTTTCTCGGGCGGTGAGGACCATCGGCCACGTGCATAGATTTCTGGGGAACCTGAAACGGAAGCGACTCAGCGAGAATGCGGTAAATGGAAGATTCAGTTCGGAGGAGCTCAAATCGGCAGAACGCTCATTGATACGGATGGTGCAATGGCAGGCATTTCCCGATGAAATGGCGATAACAGTGCGAAATCAACAGAAATCAGCTGAGCAGTGGGAACCTCTGGACAAGAGCAGCAGAATTTACCAGCTGTCTCCGATCGTGGATGATTATGGGGTGCTCCGGATCGGCGGACGCATTGGGAAAGCCCCTATTATCGACCTAGATGCGAAGTTTCCGGTCATACTCCAACGAAATCATAGGTTTACCACACTATTGGTGGACGACTACCACCGTAAGTTTCGTTATGGTAACCACGAAACCGTGACAAATGAAATACGCCAAAAGGATTATGTGCCGAGATTGAGAGTAGCAGTGAAGCAGCAAGCAACAGCTTGTCAATGGTGCAAAATAAATAAGGTCAAGCCGCAAACTCCGCAGATGGCTCCATTACCGGCAGCACGCATGGCCGCATTCACTAAACCGTTCACTTATGTGGGCCTCGATTTCTTCGGACCGCTACTCGTGAAGATCGGGAGAAGCAACGCAAAACGTTGGATCGCTGTGTTTACATGCTTGACCATTAGAGCCGTTCATGTTGAAGTAGCGCATAGTCTCAGCACCGACTCGTGCGTGAAGTGCGTACGGCGTTTCGTTTGTCGACGGGGTTCGCCGGCAGAGATACACAGCGACAACGGCACCAACTTCCAGGGTGCTAGCCGACTGTTGAGGGAACAGATGCAAGAAATACAAGGAGAGCTAGCAGCAACCTTCACCAATACGAGCACAAAATGGTTATTCATACCACCCGCGACCCCTCACATGGGTGGATCGTGGGAAAGAATGGTGAGCTCTATCAAAACCGCGATGGAGACGGCCTACAACAACTGTCGTAAGCTGGACGACGAAGCTTTGGAGACGTTAGTCGTAGAAGCGGAGGCGATCGTAAACACTCGTCCCTTGACGTATCTGCCATTGACTTCCGAAGAAAGTGAAGCCATTACTCCGAACCACTTTCTGTTGGGGAGCTCAAGCGGCGTTCGTCAGCCAACGGTTGAACCAACGGATTCATCGGCAGCCTTGCGGACCTCCTGGAATCAGATTCAGTTTCAACTAGACGTCTTCTGGAAAAGGTGGACTCGGGAATATCTTCCGACCCTCACGAGGCGCACGAAGTGGTTCGGGGATGTAAAACCTGTCGCCGAAGGAGACTTGGTGTACATCGTGGACGGAGACAGAAGAAACGGCTGGGAACGAGGTCGCGTGCAGTTAGTCATCAAAGGAGCAGATGGGAAGATTCGTCAAGCGATTGTACAAACTGCGAGGGGGGTTGTGCGTAGACCTGTCTCGAGGTTGGCTGTCTTAGAGGTGGATCGTAAAACTGAACCTGGTGGCCAGTGTTACGGGGGGGAGGATGTTGGAACTGGCAGCACGGACATTGTTGGAACTGGCAGCACGGACATGGTTGGAACTGGGAGCACGGACATACACGAGTAG
- the LOC131687944 gene encoding uncharacterized protein LOC131687944 produces the protein MATNGNNETPQKPTGCVASSCTNCDRPDSADNFVQCDKCDAWWHMSCAGVSELVEGRPWSCRKCTPDNVSIRTVRLEAKRALEKQMLEAEKRHLSQMFQLRKAQLECEEEHTDRSRISKRQSIDQVRQWMEECAEQAEGAVRFSTNLETASLSMPNIPVRGEHERQLLAR, from the coding sequence ATGGCAACAAATGGTAATAACGAGACCCCACAGAAGCCAACCGGATGTGTTGCTTCGAGCTGTACGAATTGCGACCGTCCGGATAGTGCGGATAATTTTGTGCAGTGTGACAAATGCGACGCGTGGTGGCATATGTCGTGCGCTGGTGTATCGGAGTTGGTTGAAGGTCGTCCGTGGTCGTGTCGTAAATGCACCCCAGATAATGTAAGCATCCGTACGGTACGGCTTGAAGCGAAACGAGCcttggaaaaacaaatgttgGAAGCGGAAAAACGACATCTGTCACAAATGTTCCAACTTAGAAAGGCCCAACTGGAATGTGAGGAAGAACACACGGACCGCAGCCGGATAAGCAAGCGGCAGAGTATCGACCAGGTGCGTCAGTGGATGGAAGAATGCGCTGAACAAGCAGAAGGTGCCGTTAGATTCTCGACCAATCTAGAAACAGCCTCGCTGTCAATGCCAAACATCCCAGTTCGAGGGGAACACGAAAGACAGTTGCTAGCCCGGTAG
- the LOC131693397 gene encoding serine/threonine-protein kinase PRP4 homolog isoform X1, with translation MATRKVVIAPEDSELSTVEEASPGKLAEVKKSKKHKKHKKHRKSNRLEKDEKSKSKKHKKHKRKHRGEEGEVSDTDGDDEDNAKNGSKIDIRKLEHAIRVKPKDSDGKTRDNGNLKASLEKRKQPEISTDPEKLVAILTKSIDKNKEQTQQEIVSVESDSDATEVEDAPSPDVAVIEDELNLEDLMRQKALLQARLGECVSDDDDEGEIKQESRKSASEKRKSRKVDDDIITIEGDSSAEDVNRLLKKARQRSRSVGREGKGKSESEKRTSRGEIDAKARARQQEIERERTREDQRRQREHVEHNRRMAQERYDRERARDRDRERERDRARARQRDRERSIERYRDRRGSMDRSREGRRSAERGVTGRRLSSRDRFRGRSRSRSRDRGGWRERDDRGRYDRDRGARNGRDYRGGTKRKPEDDKYKDSLSEGLKQQKESSSDSEVGDINIDDEEDEEKIIEKRRKQREELLKKLGAVNEDSNPPPEAKHAPIAEIKTHAKPVDKQEPPSNHTSKPRKRADDFFVIAEPAKADTLKDTSDKHNVSLTPPIPITRVTAEEHKDLREDERAKQDKGYKRNEWDMFAEQDIDSNFDSPNTVVANKQGNENPALTDNWDDAEGYYRVRIGEVLDNRYVVANYTGQGVFSTVVRAKDQARGNALVAVKIIRNNEIMHKTGLRELETLKKLNDTDPEDRYHCLRLYRHFFHKQHLCMVLEPLSMNLREVLKKYGKNVGLHIKAVRSYTQQLLLALKLLKKSGTLHADIKPDNILVNDNNLVLKLCDFGSASSITDNDITPYLVSRFYRAPEIILGLPYDYGIDMWSAGCTIYELYTGKILFSGKSNNQMLKFFMDLKGKIPNKIIRKGQFKDQHFDQNCNFLSHEIDKITEREKVVVVSVIKPNRDLQQELVAGQNLPDDQIRKVSQLKDLLDKVFALDSAKRISLNHALAHPFIQDKI, from the exons ATGGCTACCAGAAAAGTTGT CATTGCGCCCGAGGATAGCGAATTGTCTACAGTAGAAGAGGCTTCTCCGGGAAAATTAGCTGAGGTAAAGAAGTCCAAGAAGCATAAAAAACATAAGAAACACAGAAAATCTAACCGCTTGGAGAAAGACGAAAAGTCTAAATCTAAAAAGCACAAAAAACATAAACGAAAACATCGTGGTGAAGAAGGAGAAGTCAGCGATACTGATGGCGATGATGAGGATAATGCGAAAAATGGATCTAAGATCGACATACGCAAATTGGAGCACGCCATTCGAGTGAAACCAAAAGACAGCGAtggcaagacaagagataacgGCAATTTGAAAGCTTCTcttgaaaaaagaaaacaaccggAGATATCAACAGATCCGGAAAAGCTGGTTGCTATATTGACCAAATCAATAGATAAAAACAAGGAACAAACTCAACAGGAGATAGTTTCCGTAGAAAGCGATAGCGATGCCACAGAGGTGGAAGATGCTCCTAGTCCCGACGTTGCTGTTATCGAGGATGAACTTAATCTGGAGGATTTGATGCGACAAAAAGCACTACTTCAGGCAAGGCTTGGAGAATGTGTTTCCGATGATGACGACGAAGGCGAAATCAAACAGGAATCACGAAAATCTGCAAGCGAGAAACGAAAAAGCCGGAAAGTGGACGACGATATCATTACCATCGAAGGCGACTCCAGTGCAGAAGATGTCAATCGATTGCTCAAAAAAGCAAGACAAAGAAGCCGTTCAGTCGGCCGCGAAGGAAAAGGAAAATCCGAGTCAGAAAAGCGTACCAGCCGCGGTGAGATTGACGCAAAGGCTCGTGCCAGACAACAGGAAATAGAACGTGAACGTACTAGAGAAGATCAGCGAAGACAGCGCGAGCATGTAGAACATAACCGCCGAATGGCACAGGAACGCTATGATCGTGAGAGAGCACGAGACCGCGATCGTGAACGCGAACGGGATAGAGCTCGAGCCAGGCAGCGGGATCGTGAGCGATCAATTGAGCGCTATCGTGATAGGCGCGGATCAATGGATCGTAGTCGGGAAGGTCGACGTTCTGCGGAACGAGGCGTTACCGGACGAAGGTTGAGTTCCAGAGATCGATTCCGCGGACGTAGCCGCAGTCGCAGCCGCGATAGAGGTGGCTGGCGAGAACGTGACGATCGTGGTCGGTACGATCGAGATCGAGGTGCGCGTAATGGTAGGGATTATCGCGGTGGCACGAAACGTAAACCGGAAGATGACAAATACAAAGACTCACTCAGCGAAGGACTGAAGCAGCAGAAAGAAAGTAGCAGTGATAGCGAGGTTGGCGACATCAATATAGATGACGAGGAGGATGAGGAGAAAATTATCGAAAAACGAAGAAAGCAGCGGGAGGAGTTATTGAAG aaACTCGGAGCTGTTAATGAGGACAGCAATCCACCACCTGAAGCTAAACACGCTCCTATCGCTGAAATCAAAACTCATGCAAAACCCGTCGACAAACAGGAGCCACCAAGCAATCATACCAGCAAACCACGTAAAAGGGCAGATGATTTCTTTGTTATTGCAGAACCAGCCAAAGCGGATACTCTGAAAGATACTAGTGACAAACATAACGTTTCTCTAACACCACCGATTCCGATTACCAGAGTAACGGCGGAGGAACATAAAGATTTACGCGAAGATGAACGAGCAAAGCAGGACAAAGGATACAAACGGAACGAATGGGACATGTTTGCCGAGCAGGACATTGATTCGAATTTCGATTCACCGAACACCGTGGTTGCTAATAAACAAGGGAACGAAAATCCGGCTCTCACGGACAATTGGGACGACGCGGAAGGATACTATAGAGTACGAATTGGCGAAGTACTGGACAACCGTTATGTGGTTGCTAATTATACAGGTCAAGGCGTTTTCAGTACGGTCGTGCGAGCAAAAGATCAGGCGCGTGGAAATGCTCTAGTTGCAGTTAAAATTATTAGAAACAATGAAATAAT GCATAAAACTGGTCTTCGCGAGCTGGAAACACTGAAAAAACTTAACGATACTGATCCCGAGGACCGGTATCACTGTCTCAGACTTTACAGGCACTTTTTCCACAAACAG CATCTCTGTATGGTTCTGGAACCGCTCAGCATGAATCTTCGTGAAGTTCTCAAAAAGTACGGCAAGAACGTGGGTCTTCACATCAAAGCCGTACGAAGCTACACACAACAGCTACTACTTGCTCTTAAACTTCTCAAAAAATCTGGCACCTTGCACGCCGATATCAAACCGGACAATATTTTGGTCAACGACAACAATCTGGTGCTGAAGCTGTGCGATTTTGGTTCTGCTTCGTCGATCACGGACAACGACATCACGCCGTATCTGGTATCACGGTTCTATCGTGCACCGGAGATCATTCTCGGCCTTCCGTACGATTACGGAATCGATATGTGGTCCGCCGGTTGCACCATCTATGAATTGTATACTGGCAAAATCTTATTTAGTGGTAAATCAAATAATCAAATGCTTAAATTTTTCATGGATTTAAAGGGCAAGATACCGAACAAGATCATACGGAAAGGACAGTTTAAGGATCAACATTTCGATCAGAACTGCAACTTCCTCTCACATGAAATCGACAAGATTACGGAAAGG
- the LOC131693397 gene encoding serine/threonine-protein kinase PRP4 homolog isoform X2: protein MATRKVVIAPEDSELSTVEEASPGKLAEVKKSKKHKKHKKHRKSNRLEKDEKSKSKKHKKHKRKHRGEEGEVSDTDGDDEDNAKNGSKIDIRKLEHAIRVKPKDSDGKTRDNGNLKASLEKRKQPEISTDPEKLVAILTKSIDKNKEQTQQEIVSVESDSDATEVEDAPSPDVAVIEDELNLEDLMRQKALLQARLGECVSDDDDEGEIKQESRKSASEKRKSRKVDDDIITIEGDSSAEDVNRLLKKARQRSRSVGREGKGKSESEKRTSRGEIDAKARARQQEIERERTREDQRRQREHVEHNRRMAQERYDRERARDRDRERERDRARARQRDRERSIERYRDRRGSMDRSREGRRSAERGVTGRRLSSRDRFRGRSRSRSRDRGGWRERDDRGRYDRDRGARNGRDYRGGTKRKPEDDKYKDSLSEGLKQQKESSSDSEVGDINIDDEEDEEKIIEKRRKQREELLKKLGAVNEDSNPPPEAKHAPIAEIKTHAKPVDKQEPPSNHTSKPRKRADDFFVIAEPAKADTLKDTSDKHNVSLTPPIPITRVTAEEHKDLREDERAKQDKGYKRNEWDMFAEQDIDSNFDSPNTVVANKQGNENPALTDNWDDAEGYYRVRIGEVLDNRYVVANYTGQGVFSTVVRAKDQARGNALVAVKIIRNNEIMHKTGLRELETLKKLNDTDPEDRYHCLRLYRHFFHKQHLCMVLEPLSMNLREVLKKYGKNVGLHIKAVRSYTQQLLLALKLLKKSGTLHADIKPDNILVNDNNLVLKLCDFGSASSITDNDITPYLVSRFYRAPEIILGLPYDYGIDMWSAGCTIYELARYRTRSYGKDSLRINISIRTATSSHMKSTRLRKGKKSS from the exons ATGGCTACCAGAAAAGTTGT CATTGCGCCCGAGGATAGCGAATTGTCTACAGTAGAAGAGGCTTCTCCGGGAAAATTAGCTGAGGTAAAGAAGTCCAAGAAGCATAAAAAACATAAGAAACACAGAAAATCTAACCGCTTGGAGAAAGACGAAAAGTCTAAATCTAAAAAGCACAAAAAACATAAACGAAAACATCGTGGTGAAGAAGGAGAAGTCAGCGATACTGATGGCGATGATGAGGATAATGCGAAAAATGGATCTAAGATCGACATACGCAAATTGGAGCACGCCATTCGAGTGAAACCAAAAGACAGCGAtggcaagacaagagataacgGCAATTTGAAAGCTTCTcttgaaaaaagaaaacaaccggAGATATCAACAGATCCGGAAAAGCTGGTTGCTATATTGACCAAATCAATAGATAAAAACAAGGAACAAACTCAACAGGAGATAGTTTCCGTAGAAAGCGATAGCGATGCCACAGAGGTGGAAGATGCTCCTAGTCCCGACGTTGCTGTTATCGAGGATGAACTTAATCTGGAGGATTTGATGCGACAAAAAGCACTACTTCAGGCAAGGCTTGGAGAATGTGTTTCCGATGATGACGACGAAGGCGAAATCAAACAGGAATCACGAAAATCTGCAAGCGAGAAACGAAAAAGCCGGAAAGTGGACGACGATATCATTACCATCGAAGGCGACTCCAGTGCAGAAGATGTCAATCGATTGCTCAAAAAAGCAAGACAAAGAAGCCGTTCAGTCGGCCGCGAAGGAAAAGGAAAATCCGAGTCAGAAAAGCGTACCAGCCGCGGTGAGATTGACGCAAAGGCTCGTGCCAGACAACAGGAAATAGAACGTGAACGTACTAGAGAAGATCAGCGAAGACAGCGCGAGCATGTAGAACATAACCGCCGAATGGCACAGGAACGCTATGATCGTGAGAGAGCACGAGACCGCGATCGTGAACGCGAACGGGATAGAGCTCGAGCCAGGCAGCGGGATCGTGAGCGATCAATTGAGCGCTATCGTGATAGGCGCGGATCAATGGATCGTAGTCGGGAAGGTCGACGTTCTGCGGAACGAGGCGTTACCGGACGAAGGTTGAGTTCCAGAGATCGATTCCGCGGACGTAGCCGCAGTCGCAGCCGCGATAGAGGTGGCTGGCGAGAACGTGACGATCGTGGTCGGTACGATCGAGATCGAGGTGCGCGTAATGGTAGGGATTATCGCGGTGGCACGAAACGTAAACCGGAAGATGACAAATACAAAGACTCACTCAGCGAAGGACTGAAGCAGCAGAAAGAAAGTAGCAGTGATAGCGAGGTTGGCGACATCAATATAGATGACGAGGAGGATGAGGAGAAAATTATCGAAAAACGAAGAAAGCAGCGGGAGGAGTTATTGAAG aaACTCGGAGCTGTTAATGAGGACAGCAATCCACCACCTGAAGCTAAACACGCTCCTATCGCTGAAATCAAAACTCATGCAAAACCCGTCGACAAACAGGAGCCACCAAGCAATCATACCAGCAAACCACGTAAAAGGGCAGATGATTTCTTTGTTATTGCAGAACCAGCCAAAGCGGATACTCTGAAAGATACTAGTGACAAACATAACGTTTCTCTAACACCACCGATTCCGATTACCAGAGTAACGGCGGAGGAACATAAAGATTTACGCGAAGATGAACGAGCAAAGCAGGACAAAGGATACAAACGGAACGAATGGGACATGTTTGCCGAGCAGGACATTGATTCGAATTTCGATTCACCGAACACCGTGGTTGCTAATAAACAAGGGAACGAAAATCCGGCTCTCACGGACAATTGGGACGACGCGGAAGGATACTATAGAGTACGAATTGGCGAAGTACTGGACAACCGTTATGTGGTTGCTAATTATACAGGTCAAGGCGTTTTCAGTACGGTCGTGCGAGCAAAAGATCAGGCGCGTGGAAATGCTCTAGTTGCAGTTAAAATTATTAGAAACAATGAAATAAT GCATAAAACTGGTCTTCGCGAGCTGGAAACACTGAAAAAACTTAACGATACTGATCCCGAGGACCGGTATCACTGTCTCAGACTTTACAGGCACTTTTTCCACAAACAG CATCTCTGTATGGTTCTGGAACCGCTCAGCATGAATCTTCGTGAAGTTCTCAAAAAGTACGGCAAGAACGTGGGTCTTCACATCAAAGCCGTACGAAGCTACACACAACAGCTACTACTTGCTCTTAAACTTCTCAAAAAATCTGGCACCTTGCACGCCGATATCAAACCGGACAATATTTTGGTCAACGACAACAATCTGGTGCTGAAGCTGTGCGATTTTGGTTCTGCTTCGTCGATCACGGACAACGACATCACGCCGTATCTGGTATCACGGTTCTATCGTGCACCGGAGATCATTCTCGGCCTTCCGTACGATTACGGAATCGATATGTGGTCCGCCGGTTGCACCATCTATGAATT GGCAAGATACCGAACAAGATCATACGGAAAGGACAGTTTAAGGATCAACATTTCGATCAGAACTGCAACTTCCTCTCACATGAAATCGACAAGATTACGGAAAGG